The following proteins are co-located in the Solea senegalensis isolate Sse05_10M linkage group LG12, IFAPA_SoseM_1, whole genome shotgun sequence genome:
- the thoc3 gene encoding THO complex subunit 3, whose product MASQYYQEMQESFKNNNKSREFPAHSAKVHSVAWSCDGRRLASGSFDKTASVFILEKDRLVKENNYRGHGDSVDQLCWHPTNPDLFVTASGDKTIRIWDVRTTKCIATVNTKGENINICWSPDGQTIAVGNKDDVVTFIDAKTHRSRAEEQFKFEVNEISWNNDNDMFFLTNGNGCINILSYPELKPIQSINAHPSNCICIKFDPTGKYFATGSADALVSLWDVEELVCVRCFSRLDWPVRTLSFSHDGKMLASASEDHFIDIAEVETGEKLWEVQCDSPTFTVAWHPKRPLLAYACDDKDGKYDNNREAGTVKLFGLPNDS is encoded by the exons ATGGCGTCGCAGTACTACCAGGAGATGCAGGAGagtttcaaaaacaacaacaaaagtcgCGAATTCCCCGCTCATTCCGCGAAAGTCCACTCGGTGGCGTGGAGCTGCGACGGCCGGAGGCTCGCGTCTGGATCTTTCGACAAAACCGCGAGTGTCTTCATCCTGGAAAAAGACCGACTG GTGAAGGAGAACAACTACAGAGGTCACGGCGACAGCGTGGATCAGCTGTGCTGGCACCCGACCAATCCGGACCTGTTCGTCACAGCCTCGGGAGACAAGACCATCCGCATATGGGACGTTCGCACGACCAAATGCATCGCCACGGTCAATACGAAAG GAGAAAACATCAACATCTGCTGGAGCCCCGACGGCCAGACGATCGCCGTGGGCAACAAGGACGACGTGGTGACCTTCATCGACGCCAAGACCCACCGCTCCAGGGCCGAGGAGCAGTTCAAGTTCGAGGTGAACGAGATCTCGTGGAACAACGACAACGACATGTTCTTCCTCACCAACGGAAACGGGTGCATCAACATCCTGAG TTATCCTGAGCTGAAGCCGATCCAGTCCATCAACGCTCACCCGTCAAACTGCATCTGCATCAAGTTCGACCCCACGGGCAAATACTTTGCCACAGGAAGTGCCGACGCTCTGGTCAGCCTGTGGGACGTGGAggagctggtgtgtgtgcgctgcttctccag gTTAGATTGGCCCGTCAGGACTCTGAGCTTCAGCCATGACGGTAAGATGTTGGCTTCCGCCTCCGAGGATCACTTCATCGACATCGCAGAGGTGGAAACAG GAGAGAAGCTGTGGGAGGTCCAGTGCGACTCGCCCACCTTCACCGTCGCCTGGCACCCGAAGCGGCCGCTGCTCGCCTACGCCTGCGACGACAAAGACGGGAAGTACGACAACAACCGCGAGGCGGGAACCGTCAAACTGTTCGGCCTCCCCAACGACTCGTGA
- the shtn3 gene encoding shootin-1 isoform X1 encodes MLPCSSSSSSSAQMEDSEEDTHMHTECNRLTEERDEAERQLKHIKRVSQMVIEEVSVLQTQLEIEKSCRENAEAVATKLNCENRKLKYLSLSSRPCLDELLPSISDCIALETDGDTETADCADSSPDTFIQYQQQVKELRETVNSLLEEKKNFVCQIHDQQRRIEELSVQSEKDQAAMKELRETVEQQTKTIKRFNRVSTMAAQEYEGMKDQLDLEQNLRVKAETFAHEMLVKQKEANRQSMLLLQNAEPSVQLLKALEDVAAITKTLEEERLQHQQKVQSLEAQLQQSSVKEQLEALQRQLELLEVEKKEAEGRLEQAERKNEELGSRVLELQETQQKVATTTNIEPPPPEPGVAPPPAPPPPPPPPPPPPPPPPPPPPPSRCNPLSSLIAIMRKTSKGSKVSVKAEQPPASEGVDDVKVKAVNEMMERIKHGVVLRPVKSQETKRTAVKPPPPPPPPPPSCEVKPHESAMEELKGILCVQETVKRSPSRGSQESGPTLPGKKDTELEVILRRRRNKAGEAGSGDEGQLSHVSSSDSLNGQRTSSDSGKEPEAPAGPASLSVPCDPAGPRFSPERRGSGPGPVVARRRKSSDTGRETKSGSWQERRSCSSLSERETAESSLSNGCVINSVVEVDKKVTEKNVQANGVDHSERGEDAHAAAPLNGGADAEC; translated from the exons TGTAACAGACTGACGGAGGAGCGAGATGAAGCCGAGCGACAACTCAAACACATCAAGAGAG tgtctcagatGGTGATTGAGGAGGTGAGCGTTCTGCAGACTCAGCTGGAGATCGAGAAGTCGTGCAGGGAAAATGCAGAGGCCGTAGCCACaaag CTCAACTGTGagaacaggaagctgaagtaCCTGAGCCTGTCGTCCCGACCGTGTCTGGACGAGTTGCTCCCCAGCATCTCCGACTGCATCGCACTGGAGACGGACGGTGACACGGAGACCGCGGACTGTGCCGACAGCAGCCCTGACACCTTCATACAGTATCAGCAGCAGGTTAAAG AGCTGAGGGAGACAGTGAACAGCCtgttggaggagaagaagaatttTGTTTGTCAGATTCATGACCAGCAGAGACGGATAGAGGAGCTGAGCGTCCAG TCAGAGAAAGACCAAGCAGCGATGAAGGAGCTTCGTGAAACTGTCGAGCAGCAAACCAAAACCATCAAGAGATTTAACAGAG TCTCGACCATGGCGGCTCAAGAGTACGAGGGGATGAAGGACCAGCTGGACCTGGAGCAGAACCTCAGAGTCAAAGCTGAGACGTTTGCACATGAG ATGCTGGTGAAGCAGAAGGAGGCCAACAGGCAgagcatgctgctgctgcagaacgCTGAGCCCAGCGTTCAGCTGCTGAAGGCTCTGGAGGACGTCGCCGCCATCACCAAAACCCTGGAGGAGGAGCGTCTGCAGCATCAGCAGAAG gtgcagAGTCTGGAGGCccagctgcagcagagcagcGTGAAGGAGCAGCTGGAGGCTCTGCAGAggcagctggagctgctggaggtggagaagaaggaggcGGAGGGACGACTGGAGCAGGCGGAGAGGAAGAACGAGGAGCTGGGGAGCCGAG TCCTCGAGCTCCAGGAGACGCAGCAGAAGGTCGCCACGACAACCAACATAGAACCCCCACCCCCTGAACCGGGGGTGGCCcctccccctgctcctcctcctccgccaccCCCGCCAccgcctcctccccctccaccgcctcccccacctcccccaTCGAGATGCAACCCCCTCAG CTCGCTGATCGCCATCATGAGGAAAACGTCCAAAGGCTCCAAAGTTTCTGTGAAGGCGGAGCAACCTCCAG cGTCTGAGGGCGTGGACGACGTGAAGGTGAAGGCGGTGAACGAGATGATGGAGAGGATCAAACATGGCGTCGTCCTGCGGCCTGTGAAGAGCCAGGAAACCAAG AGAACAGCAGTGAAA ccgccgccaccgccgccaccaccaccaccatcttgTGAGGTGAAACCACACGAGAGCGCCATGGAGGAACTGAAAGGCATTCTG TGTGTGCAGGAGACGGTGAAGAGGAGCCCAAGCCGCGGCTCTCAGGAGTCGGGGCCGACGCTGCCGGGGAAGAAGGACACTGAGCTGGAGGTGATTCTGAGACGCAGGCGCAACAAAGCAGGAGAAGCTGGATCTGGAG ACGAGGGCCAGCTGAGCCACGTCTCCTCCTCCGACAGCCTGAACGGCCAACGCACCAGCAGCGACTCGGGCAAAGAACCCGAGGCTCCAGCAGGTCCGGCGTCACTGAGCGTCCCCTGTGACCCCGCGGGGCCCAGGTTCAGTCCGGAGAGACGGGGTTCCGGGCCGGGACCCGTCgtggcgaggaggaggaagagctcGGACACCGGCAGGGAAACCAAGTCGGGCTCGTGGCAGGAGAGACGATCCTGCAGCTCGCTGTCTGAGAGAGAAACTGCTGAGTCATCGCTCAGCAACGGCTGCGTCATCaacag TGTCGTGGAGGTCGATAAAAAGGTGACAGAGAAGAACGTCCAGGCAAACGGAGTCGACCACAGCGAACGCGGTGAGGACGCACACGCCGCCGCCCCGCTGAACGGCGGCGCCGACGCCGAGTGCTGA
- the shtn3 gene encoding shootin-1 isoform X2 — MVIEEVSVLQTQLEIEKSCRENAEAVATKLNCENRKLKYLSLSSRPCLDELLPSISDCIALETDGDTETADCADSSPDTFIQYQQQVKELRETVNSLLEEKKNFVCQIHDQQRRIEELSVQSEKDQAAMKELRETVEQQTKTIKRFNRVSTMAAQEYEGMKDQLDLEQNLRVKAETFAHEMLVKQKEANRQSMLLLQNAEPSVQLLKALEDVAAITKTLEEERLQHQQKVQSLEAQLQQSSVKEQLEALQRQLELLEVEKKEAEGRLEQAERKNEELGSRVLELQETQQKVATTTNIEPPPPEPGVAPPPAPPPPPPPPPPPPPPPPPPPPPSRCNPLSSLIAIMRKTSKGSKVSVKAEQPPASEGVDDVKVKAVNEMMERIKHGVVLRPVKSQETKRTAVKPPPPPPPPPPSCEVKPHESAMEELKGILCVQETVKRSPSRGSQESGPTLPGKKDTELEVILRRRRNKAGEAGSGDEGQLSHVSSSDSLNGQRTSSDSGKEPEAPAGPASLSVPCDPAGPRFSPERRGSGPGPVVARRRKSSDTGRETKSGSWQERRSCSSLSERETAESSLSNGCVINSVVEVDKKVTEKNVQANGVDHSERGEDAHAAAPLNGGADAEC; from the exons atGGTGATTGAGGAGGTGAGCGTTCTGCAGACTCAGCTGGAGATCGAGAAGTCGTGCAGGGAAAATGCAGAGGCCGTAGCCACaaag CTCAACTGTGagaacaggaagctgaagtaCCTGAGCCTGTCGTCCCGACCGTGTCTGGACGAGTTGCTCCCCAGCATCTCCGACTGCATCGCACTGGAGACGGACGGTGACACGGAGACCGCGGACTGTGCCGACAGCAGCCCTGACACCTTCATACAGTATCAGCAGCAGGTTAAAG AGCTGAGGGAGACAGTGAACAGCCtgttggaggagaagaagaatttTGTTTGTCAGATTCATGACCAGCAGAGACGGATAGAGGAGCTGAGCGTCCAG TCAGAGAAAGACCAAGCAGCGATGAAGGAGCTTCGTGAAACTGTCGAGCAGCAAACCAAAACCATCAAGAGATTTAACAGAG TCTCGACCATGGCGGCTCAAGAGTACGAGGGGATGAAGGACCAGCTGGACCTGGAGCAGAACCTCAGAGTCAAAGCTGAGACGTTTGCACATGAG ATGCTGGTGAAGCAGAAGGAGGCCAACAGGCAgagcatgctgctgctgcagaacgCTGAGCCCAGCGTTCAGCTGCTGAAGGCTCTGGAGGACGTCGCCGCCATCACCAAAACCCTGGAGGAGGAGCGTCTGCAGCATCAGCAGAAG gtgcagAGTCTGGAGGCccagctgcagcagagcagcGTGAAGGAGCAGCTGGAGGCTCTGCAGAggcagctggagctgctggaggtggagaagaaggaggcGGAGGGACGACTGGAGCAGGCGGAGAGGAAGAACGAGGAGCTGGGGAGCCGAG TCCTCGAGCTCCAGGAGACGCAGCAGAAGGTCGCCACGACAACCAACATAGAACCCCCACCCCCTGAACCGGGGGTGGCCcctccccctgctcctcctcctccgccaccCCCGCCAccgcctcctccccctccaccgcctcccccacctcccccaTCGAGATGCAACCCCCTCAG CTCGCTGATCGCCATCATGAGGAAAACGTCCAAAGGCTCCAAAGTTTCTGTGAAGGCGGAGCAACCTCCAG cGTCTGAGGGCGTGGACGACGTGAAGGTGAAGGCGGTGAACGAGATGATGGAGAGGATCAAACATGGCGTCGTCCTGCGGCCTGTGAAGAGCCAGGAAACCAAG AGAACAGCAGTGAAA ccgccgccaccgccgccaccaccaccaccatcttgTGAGGTGAAACCACACGAGAGCGCCATGGAGGAACTGAAAGGCATTCTG TGTGTGCAGGAGACGGTGAAGAGGAGCCCAAGCCGCGGCTCTCAGGAGTCGGGGCCGACGCTGCCGGGGAAGAAGGACACTGAGCTGGAGGTGATTCTGAGACGCAGGCGCAACAAAGCAGGAGAAGCTGGATCTGGAG ACGAGGGCCAGCTGAGCCACGTCTCCTCCTCCGACAGCCTGAACGGCCAACGCACCAGCAGCGACTCGGGCAAAGAACCCGAGGCTCCAGCAGGTCCGGCGTCACTGAGCGTCCCCTGTGACCCCGCGGGGCCCAGGTTCAGTCCGGAGAGACGGGGTTCCGGGCCGGGACCCGTCgtggcgaggaggaggaagagctcGGACACCGGCAGGGAAACCAAGTCGGGCTCGTGGCAGGAGAGACGATCCTGCAGCTCGCTGTCTGAGAGAGAAACTGCTGAGTCATCGCTCAGCAACGGCTGCGTCATCaacag TGTCGTGGAGGTCGATAAAAAGGTGACAGAGAAGAACGTCCAGGCAAACGGAGTCGACCACAGCGAACGCGGTGAGGACGCACACGCCGCCGCCCCGCTGAACGGCGGCGCCGACGCCGAGTGCTGA